A single window of Ischnura elegans chromosome 8, ioIscEleg1.1, whole genome shotgun sequence DNA harbors:
- the LOC124163811 gene encoding centromere protein F-like isoform X1: MKMEKEFGISDDLSDLIKDYIHWKEAYLEIHKSHREMHEKIEILHEELRIAKDYERSERYKDNSMHNLLNQQQEIIDDLIGVKDDNIKLTTHNQELKNINKDLQEKLELMVKEHKEDVENLKEFHSSEIKKTKKESNDEVIAVKRELEQNQQEFHQRYKEIANKLEALKQERDEQVNILIAEYEGKLQKSNELLASATMENKNLRERVAANMSIYQKKLHELEKENSIASFRSYGADSSPIGQNMVGNFHRATKKPGRPLASASKYTPLTMDSRIQLPEVHSKEQRGIKKYLMSGQKHLGMIAEPLDSQVCSESHSEDEKEAQAFNPRQNVTFPMVKKKKLFTPGDDNLLRPM; this comes from the exons ATGAAAATGGAGAAAGAATTTGGGATCAGCGACGATCTAAGTGATCTCATCAAAGATTATATTCATTGGAAAGAG GCATATCTAGAAATTCACAAGTCTCATCGAGAAATgcatgagaaaattgaaatacttCATGAAGAGCTACGAATTGCCAAAGATTATGAACGTTCTGAAAGATACAAGGACAATTCAATGCACAATCTTTTAAATCAACAGCAGGAGATCATAGATGATCTAATTGGTGTGAAAG ATGACAACATCAAACTGACTACTCATAACCAAGAattgaaaaacataaacaaaGATCTACAAGAG AAGTTGGAATTAATGGTTAAAGAACACAAAGAAGACGTGGAAAACCTGAAAGAATTCCATTCATCTGAGATAAAGAAAACTAAGAAGGAATCCAATGATGAAG taatagCTGTCAAGAGAGAACTTGAACAGAATCAGCAGGAATTTCACCAACGTTACAAGGAAATCGCAAATAAATTAGAAGCTTTAAAACAAGAAAGAGATGAGCAAGTGAATATACTGATAGCTGAG TACGAGGGGAAACTCCAAAAGTCGAATGAACTGCTGGCATCGGCAACCATGGAGAACAAGAACTTGAGGGAAAGGGTGGCTGCAAACATGTCCATATATCAGAAA AAACTACATGAGCTGGAGAAAGAGAACTCAATTGCTTCCTTCCGATCTTACGGGGCTGATTCTTCGCCCATTGGTCAAAACATGGTGGGGAATTTCCACAGAGCAACAAAGAAACCTGGGAGGCCGCTGGCATCTGCCTCTAAATACACTCCGCTAACCATGGATTCCAGGATCCAGTTGCCCGAGGTCCATAGCAAGGAACAGAGGGGAATCAAAAAGTATTTAATGAGTGGACAGAAGCACTTGGGAATGATTGCTGAACCACTAGACAGCCAGGTATGCTCAGAAAGCCACTCAGAAGATGAAAAGGAGGCACAAGCATTCAACCCTCGACAAAATGTTACATTTCCcatggtgaagaaaaaaaaacttttcactcCAGGAGATGATAACTTATTGAGACCAATGTGA
- the LOC124163811 gene encoding flagellar attachment zone protein 1-like isoform X2: protein MHEKIEILHEELRIAKDYERSERYKDNSMHNLLNQQQEIIDDLIGVKDDNIKLTTHNQELKNINKDLQEKLELMVKEHKEDVENLKEFHSSEIKKTKKESNDEVIAVKRELEQNQQEFHQRYKEIANKLEALKQERDEQVNILIAEYEGKLQKSNELLASATMENKNLRERVAANMSIYQKKLHELEKENSIASFRSYGADSSPIGQNMVGNFHRATKKPGRPLASASKYTPLTMDSRIQLPEVHSKEQRGIKKYLMSGQKHLGMIAEPLDSQVCSESHSEDEKEAQAFNPRQNVTFPMVKKKKLFTPGDDNLLRPM, encoded by the exons ATgcatgagaaaattgaaatacttCATGAAGAGCTACGAATTGCCAAAGATTATGAACGTTCTGAAAGATACAAGGACAATTCAATGCACAATCTTTTAAATCAACAGCAGGAGATCATAGATGATCTAATTGGTGTGAAAG ATGACAACATCAAACTGACTACTCATAACCAAGAattgaaaaacataaacaaaGATCTACAAGAG AAGTTGGAATTAATGGTTAAAGAACACAAAGAAGACGTGGAAAACCTGAAAGAATTCCATTCATCTGAGATAAAGAAAACTAAGAAGGAATCCAATGATGAAG taatagCTGTCAAGAGAGAACTTGAACAGAATCAGCAGGAATTTCACCAACGTTACAAGGAAATCGCAAATAAATTAGAAGCTTTAAAACAAGAAAGAGATGAGCAAGTGAATATACTGATAGCTGAG TACGAGGGGAAACTCCAAAAGTCGAATGAACTGCTGGCATCGGCAACCATGGAGAACAAGAACTTGAGGGAAAGGGTGGCTGCAAACATGTCCATATATCAGAAA AAACTACATGAGCTGGAGAAAGAGAACTCAATTGCTTCCTTCCGATCTTACGGGGCTGATTCTTCGCCCATTGGTCAAAACATGGTGGGGAATTTCCACAGAGCAACAAAGAAACCTGGGAGGCCGCTGGCATCTGCCTCTAAATACACTCCGCTAACCATGGATTCCAGGATCCAGTTGCCCGAGGTCCATAGCAAGGAACAGAGGGGAATCAAAAAGTATTTAATGAGTGGACAGAAGCACTTGGGAATGATTGCTGAACCACTAGACAGCCAGGTATGCTCAGAAAGCCACTCAGAAGATGAAAAGGAGGCACAAGCATTCAACCCTCGACAAAATGTTACATTTCCcatggtgaagaaaaaaaaacttttcactcCAGGAGATGATAACTTATTGAGACCAATGTGA